One region of Sardina pilchardus chromosome 18, fSarPil1.1, whole genome shotgun sequence genomic DNA includes:
- the pno1 gene encoding RNA-binding protein PNO1, with protein MATVTSQTTETSSTMDCEKNADSFEEVKYKKTQKRKREVGAMEMESEDTIARKRPQFPAISGDKLMGGTDETRKVAVPAHRYTPLKENWLKIFTPIVENLQLQVRFNLKTRNVEIKTCKETQDIGALTKAADFVKAFVLGFQVEDALALIRLDELFLETFDVTDVKPLKGDHLSRAIGRIAGKGGKTKFTIENVTKTRIVLADTKVHLLGSFQNIKMARTAICNLILGSPPSKVYGNIRAVASRAAERF; from the exons ATGGCAACGGTAACAAGCCAAACAACAGAAACAAGTTCTACGATGGATTGTGAAAAGAACGCAGATTCATTCGAAGAGGTTAAATATAAAAAGACGCAAAAACGTAAACGGGAGGTCGGGGCAATGGAAATGGAATCAGAAGATACGATAGCAAGGAAAAGACCCCAATTTCCAGCTATTTCGGGAGATAAACTTATG GGTGGCACAGATGAGACGAGGAAGGTTGCTGTACCCGCTCACCGCTATACACCACTCAAAGAGAACTGGCTAAAGATTTTCACACCCATTGTTGAAAATTTACAACTGCAAGTCAGATTCAACCTCAAAACAAGAAACGTTGAGATAAAG aCATGTAAAGAAACGCAGGACATCGGTGCCCTCACAAAGGCAGCAGACTTTGTGAAAGCATTTGTGTTAGGATTCCAAGTTGAG gaTGCTTTAGCTCTCATCAGATTGGATGAACTATTTCTGGAAACCTTTGATGTCACAGATG TGAAACCCCTGAAAGGAGACCACTTATCTCGAGCAATTGGAAGAATAGCAGGAAAGGGAGGGAAAACAAAATTCACCATTGAGAATGTCACAAAGACAAGGATTGTGCTTGCAGACAC gaaggTACATTTACTTGGGTCTTTTCAAAACATTAAAATGGCACGGACAGCGATATGCAACCTAATTCTGG GGAGTCCACCATCAAAGGTCTATGGGAATATCAGAGCAGTGGCAAGCCGAGCAGCAGAGAGATTCTAA
- the dnaaf10 gene encoding dynein axonemal assembly factor 10 isoform X1 translates to MSTPLEKPQIIAHIQKSLNYTVFDSKWIPCSAKFVTMGNFPRGTGVMQIYEISHGELQLVKEIEKPKPIKCGTFGATSLQQRHLATGDFDGNLHIWNLEVPDVPVYTVKAHKEIVNSIDGVGGLGIGDGAPEIVTGSRDGTVKVWDPRQKDTPVANMEPIEGETKRDCWTVAFGNAFNDQDRCVCAGYDNGDIKLFDLRNMSLRWETNIKNGVCCVEFDRKDINMNKLVATSLEGKFHVFDLRTQHPTKGFASVSEKAHKSTVWQVRHLPQNRDIFLTAGGAGNLHLWKYEYPAQRSKKDSEEVDMGVAGTVNLLQNVTLSTQPIASLDWSPDKQGLCVCTAFDQSVRVLIVTKLNRV, encoded by the exons ATGTCGACGCCACTCGAAAAGCCTCAGATAATAGCACACATCCAAAAAAGTTTGAACTACACTGTTTTTGACAGCAAATGGATACcatgcagtgcaaagtttgtcACTATGGGTAACTTTCCAAGGGGTACAGGGGTGATGCAGATATACGAAATCAGTCACGGAGAGCTTCAGCTTGTAAAAGAG ATTGAAAAGCCAAAGCCCATAAAATGTGGGACATTTGGAGCCACATCCCTACAACAGAGACATTTAGCCACAGGAGATTTCGATGGAAATCTACATATCTG GAATCTAGAGGTGCCAGATGTGCCTGTATATACAGTAAAGGCACACAAAGAAATAGTGAACAGTATTGATGGTGTTGGGGGACTGGGAATTGGAGATGGTGCACCTGAGATTGTGACTGGAAGTAGAGACG GGACAGTGAAGGTTTGGGATCCCAGGCAAAAGGACACACCTGTGGCAAATATGGAGCCAATTGAGGGAGAGACCAAGAGGGACTGTTGGACTGTGGCTTTTG GGAATGCTTTCAATGACCAGGACCGCTGTGTTTGTGCTGGATATGATAATGGAGACATCAAGCTGTTTGACCTCAGAAACATGTCTTTACGATGGGAGACAAACATCAAAAATGGA GTATGTTGCGTTGAGTTTGACAGGAAAGATATCAATATGAACAAACTGGTGGCGACATCTCTGGAGGGAAAATTCCATGTGTTCGACCTGAGGACCCAGCACCCCACCAAAGGCTTTGCATCGGTTTCTGAAAAG GCTCATAAATCAACAGTCTGGCAAGTAAGGCATTTGCCTCAAAACCGAGACATCTTCCTGACAGCAGGTGGAGCAGGAAATCTTCATTTATGGAAATA TGAGTATCCAGCCCAGAGAAGTAAAAAGGACTCTGAGGAAGTTGACATGGGCGTTGCTGGCACAGTGAACCTCCTGCAGAATGTGACCTTGTCGACTCAGCCAATCGCTAGCCTGGACTGGAGCCCAGACAagcagggtctgtgtgtgtgcaccgccTTTGACCAGTCCGTTCGTGTGCTCATCGTGACCAAACTTAATCGTGTGTGA
- the dnaaf10 gene encoding dynein axonemal assembly factor 10 isoform X2 has translation MTTTPQTKIEKPKPIKCGTFGATSLQQRHLATGDFDGNLHIWNLEVPDVPVYTVKAHKEIVNSIDGVGGLGIGDGAPEIVTGSRDGTVKVWDPRQKDTPVANMEPIEGETKRDCWTVAFGNAFNDQDRCVCAGYDNGDIKLFDLRNMSLRWETNIKNGVCCVEFDRKDINMNKLVATSLEGKFHVFDLRTQHPTKGFASVSEKAHKSTVWQVRHLPQNRDIFLTAGGAGNLHLWKYEYPAQRSKKDSEEVDMGVAGTVNLLQNVTLSTQPIASLDWSPDKQGLCVCTAFDQSVRVLIVTKLNRV, from the exons ATGACAACAACACCACAAACTAAA ATTGAAAAGCCAAAGCCCATAAAATGTGGGACATTTGGAGCCACATCCCTACAACAGAGACATTTAGCCACAGGAGATTTCGATGGAAATCTACATATCTG GAATCTAGAGGTGCCAGATGTGCCTGTATATACAGTAAAGGCACACAAAGAAATAGTGAACAGTATTGATGGTGTTGGGGGACTGGGAATTGGAGATGGTGCACCTGAGATTGTGACTGGAAGTAGAGACG GGACAGTGAAGGTTTGGGATCCCAGGCAAAAGGACACACCTGTGGCAAATATGGAGCCAATTGAGGGAGAGACCAAGAGGGACTGTTGGACTGTGGCTTTTG GGAATGCTTTCAATGACCAGGACCGCTGTGTTTGTGCTGGATATGATAATGGAGACATCAAGCTGTTTGACCTCAGAAACATGTCTTTACGATGGGAGACAAACATCAAAAATGGA GTATGTTGCGTTGAGTTTGACAGGAAAGATATCAATATGAACAAACTGGTGGCGACATCTCTGGAGGGAAAATTCCATGTGTTCGACCTGAGGACCCAGCACCCCACCAAAGGCTTTGCATCGGTTTCTGAAAAG GCTCATAAATCAACAGTCTGGCAAGTAAGGCATTTGCCTCAAAACCGAGACATCTTCCTGACAGCAGGTGGAGCAGGAAATCTTCATTTATGGAAATA TGAGTATCCAGCCCAGAGAAGTAAAAAGGACTCTGAGGAAGTTGACATGGGCGTTGCTGGCACAGTGAACCTCCTGCAGAATGTGACCTTGTCGACTCAGCCAATCGCTAGCCTGGACTGGAGCCCAGACAagcagggtctgtgtgtgtgcaccgccTTTGACCAGTCCGTTCGTGTGCTCATCGTGACCAAACTTAATCGTGTGTGA
- the LOC134064127 gene encoding uncharacterized protein LOC134064127: MDNCDLEKLSCSVGKLEPPFKPDITFYKVTVESKVSKVTLDLLTSDCGASYKILFGDGSKTVKLSDGLNAVAVEVVSEDGTTKKYCIEITKLSASSAKLCDLAIEGDFKLQPEFSASDYEYSSSVPVDFTMVVIQPKLPDKNMQVSVNGEDSSKAVLLNVGDTVVAIKVSSADGTNSQVYSIAISREQIPVAVSFCNVKDQIKYECPVSLTAFYRPASINLSDPKHIFSAPYIDMLTRRAKVDPLTESPLGEGWKVPELDLDKKMSAVSVKCFFAHCGCESTIKLAEVVSHAKDCPHKPPVDLDTKEVTETLWYKTHFESTDNLEIETKHTSEIRNWEKRLQKAVGKDNVEDLCTHAEEQLNLYRQRLPKPGDIMQYAEGQSPLDLLEQAAVHYASAIKLKPRDSKLHYLLGRTLEEHHYAEEMYGLKKKDTGDAQELGSAKTAGRLDEILAVCKLHGFMGTPTLENQLKALDTEFHQLKEQGQATKADYVQTLYLWLSKRAKKDGQSSLADEESWLHRALLKYLDAWSLSQDSWEHNLHAGRLLLLQGKSREALQHLQTALALRPSQPALRFYTGMALLQQERNSETQEKEAAMYLQQGLEYVTARALTPSEHDRREMDHTDPLSTVNVQFLRGCLSLGNLLSKHAPSEKSMTAEQVYHFVVSLAAQGVARCVCRGEVAQQLEWVLLDGHFALLQSLIQQPGAAKQAWIAQRCQALSALIRLTSITPCRELLDMQEKVCQVGVVTVPRNSHALCQLGVTQLAQYDSEPESEQAQEALKDACLSFQASIELEGSPQTGDAPEKLAKQAWWQKRLAPRARAAKETASKSTGAPGPSEAGAAGKATGRGRGTPGRGGAAAAAAKSGVAPRGSKAAPAAKTAPAAARGRAPAKADGVAKAPGKPSSKTQLSPSKSKQECSGVPQAKPDVVEAPSSNTRVAAPAVANPKSHAPRLGLARALSRSADTQQEACSLYQEVISMAPEVHDAYIELADLLVKTDPLAAVDVYSRFPLRPVAEQTFDDAFITGEIVRILMKQELYDHLLLGPNLIAYGKVMGLGCLDKYIDVLEGKFKTDLLKSMYAGIHDKSVDDKDLQDFFRFKCWI; the protein is encoded by the exons ATGGATAACTGCGACCTAGAGAAGCTCTCGTGCTCTGTTGGGAAACTGGAACCTCCATTTAAACCAGATATAACTTTTTATAAAGTAACTGTTGAGAGCAAAGTAAGTAAGGTGACTCTGGATCTCTTGACAAGTGATTGCGGAGCTTCTTATAAAATA ctGTTTGGGGATGGCTCAAAGACTGTCAAATTGAGCGATGGGTTGAATGCAGTAGCAGTTGAAGTTGTGTCTGAAGATGGCACAACGAAGAAATATTGCATCGAGATCACCAAGTTATCAGCCAGCTCAGCTAAATTATGCGATTTAGCAATAGAGGGGGATTTTAAACTACAGCCAGAATTTTCTGCAAGCGATTACGAATATTCAA GCTCTGTCCCTGTCGATTTTACCATGGTTGTCATACAGCCAAAGCTACCAGATAAGAATATGCAAGTTTCAGTGAATGGGGAGGACAGCTCGAAAGCCGTTCTGCTGAATGTTGGGGATACTGTGGTTGCAATTAAAGTTTCATCGGCAGATGGCACCAATTCTCAA GTGTATTCAATTGCCATCAGTAGAGAGCAGATACCAGTGGCTGTCAGTTTCTGTAATGTGAAGGACCAGATTAAGTACGAGTGTCCAGTTTCCTTGACTGCCTTTTACAGACCTGCTTCAATAAATCTAAG TGACCCAAAACACATCTTCTCAGCTCCTTACATTGACATGTTGACTCGGAGGGCAAAGGTCGACCCCCTCACCGAGTCCCCCTTGGGTGAAGGCTGGAAAGTGCCAGAGTTGGACCTCGACAAGAAGATGTCTGCTGTATCTGTCAAATGTTTCTTCGCTCATTGTG GATGTGAAAGCACCATCAAACTGGCTGAGGTGGTGTCTCATGCAAAGGACTGTCCGCATAAGCCCCCAGTAGACCTGGACACAAAG GAAGTCACCGAAACCCTTTGGTACAAAACACATTTCGAATCTACAGATAATCTTGAAATTGAGACAAAACACACTTCAGAG ATTCGAAACTGGGAGAAAAGACTGCAAAAAGCTGTCGGTAAGGATAACGTGGAGGACCTCTGCACCCACGCAGAGGAACAGCTCAATCTTTACAGACAGCGTCTTCCAAAACCAG gtgacatAATGCAATATGCTGAGGGACAGTCACCCTTGGACCTTCTTGAGCAGGCTGCTGTCCATTACGCGTCTGCTATCAAACTCAAGCCTCGTGATTCAAAACTGCATTATTTGCTTGGAAGAACTCTGGAAGAGCATCATTATGCAGAGGAAATGTATGGCCTTAAAAAGAAG GATACCGGTGACGCCCAGGAGCTTGGCAGTGCCAAGACTGCAGGGAGGCTGGATGAGATCTTGGCTGTGTGCAAACTCCATGGCTTCATGGGAACGCCCACGCTCGAGAACCAGCTGAAAGCCTTGGACACGGAGTTCCACCAGCTCAAGGAACAGGGCCAGGCCACCAAGGCTGACTATGTTCAGACACTCTACCTCTGGCTCTCCAAGAGGGCCAAAAAG GACGGCCAGTCCAGCCTCGCAGACGAGGAGAGCTGGCTGCACAGGGCCCTCCTCAAGTACCTGGACGCCTGGTCCTTGAGCCAGGACAGCTGGGAGCACAACCTGCACGCCGGccgcctgctcctgctccagggGAAGAGCCGTGAGGCCCTGCAGCATCTCCAGACGGCCCTGGCGCTCCGGCCGTCCCAGCCAGCCCTCAG GTTCTATACAGGTATGGCTCTGCTCCAGCAGGAGAGAAACTCAGAGACACAGGAGAAGGAAGCTGCTATGTACCTTCAGCAGGGACTGGAATATGTCACGGCCCGTGCCTTGACGCCATCAGAACATGACAG AAGAGAGATGGACCACACAGACCCACTGTCCACTGTCAACGTCCAGTTCCTCCGTGGATGCCTCAGCCTGGGTAACCTGTTAAGCAAACATGCCCCCTCTGAGAAGTCAATGACAGCAGAACAAGTCTACCACTT TGTGGTCTCTCTGGCGGCGCAGGGCGTGGCCCGCTGCGTGTGTCGCGGAGAGGTGGCCCAGCAGCTGGAGTGGGTGCTGCTGGACGGCCACTTCGCCCTGCTCCAGAGCCTCATCCAGCAGCCCGGGGCCGCGAAGCAGGCCTGGATCGCCCAGCGCTGCCAGGCCCTCAGCGCCCTCATCCGCCTCACCTCCATCACCCCCTGCAGAGAGCTGCTCGACATGCAGGAGAAG GTCTGTCAGGTGGGAGTTGTGACCGTGCCCCGCAACAGTCATGCACTGTGTCAGCTCGGTGTGACCCAGCTGGCCCAATACGACAGTGAGCCAGAGTCCGAGCAGGCCCAGGAGGCCTTGAAAGATGCCTGTCTCAGCTTCCAGGCCAGTATCGAGTTGGAGGGGTCCCCCCAGACTGGAGATGCCCCAGAAAAACTAGCAA AGCAGGCATGGTGGCAGAAGCGACTGGCTCCGAGGGCGAGAGCTGCCAAGGAGACAGCCAGCAAATCCACAGGGGCACCGGGGCCATCTGAAGCAGGGGCTGCTGGGAAGGCGACCGGGCGTGGGAGGGGAACCCCGGGCAGAGGGGGGGCCGCGGCGGCCGCTGCCAAGTCAGGTGTTGCACCCCGAGGCAGCAAAGCCGCGCCCGCTGCCAAAACGGCACCGGCGGCGGCAAG aggGCGGGCTCCAGCCAAGGCCGACGGGGTTGCAAAGGCTCCAGGCAAACCCTCTTCTAAAACCCAGCTCTCTCCCAGCAAATCCAAACAGGAGTGCAGCGGCGTCCCTCAGGCTAAACCAGACG TGGTCGAGGCTCCATCATCAAACACCAGGGTTGCTGCACCTGCCGTTGCAAACCCTAAGAGCCATGCCCCTCGTCTGGGGCTAGCCAGAGCTCTCTCCCGGTCTGCCGACACCCAGCAGGAGGCCTGCAGCCTGTACCAGGAGGTCATCTCCATGGCACCAGAG GTCCATGACGCCTATATTGAGCTGGCTGATTTGCTGGTGAAGACTGATCCACTGGCTGCAGTGGACGTCTACAGCAGGTTCCCCCTCAGGCCCGTTGCTGAGCAGACATTTGACGACGCCTTCATCACGGGGGAGATTGTTCGCATCCTGATGAAGCAGGAGCTGTACGACCACCTTTTACTGGGTCCGAATCTCATTGCCTATGGGAAAGTCATGGGCTTAG GCTGTCTGGACAAATATATTGATGTCCTGGAGGGAAAGTTTAAGACAGATCTGTTAAAAAGTATGTATGCCGGGATCCATGACAAATCAGTGGACGACAAAGACCTTCAGGACTTCTTCAGGTTCAAGTGTTGGATATAA